In one Bradyrhizobium cosmicum genomic region, the following are encoded:
- a CDS encoding DUF1810 domain-containing protein, which yields MTAPFDLERFVQAQNPVYPNVREELARGRKQSHWMWFVFPQIAGLGFSAMSQRYAIASRAEAMAYLAHPVLGPRLIECTRLVLAVEGRTINAILGAPDDAKFHSAMTLFGAVSDDPIFGEALARYFAGERDGATLDILAALDRKA from the coding sequence ATGACCGCTCCCTTCGATCTGGAACGCTTCGTCCAAGCCCAGAATCCGGTCTATCCCAACGTCCGGGAGGAACTGGCCCGGGGACGGAAGCAAAGCCATTGGATGTGGTTCGTCTTCCCGCAAATCGCAGGCCTCGGCTTCAGCGCCATGTCCCAGCGCTACGCCATCGCCTCGCGCGCGGAGGCCATGGCCTACCTCGCCCACCCCGTCCTCGGCCCGCGACTGATCGAATGCACCCGGCTCGTGCTCGCCGTCGAGGGACGAACCATCAACGCGATCCTTGGCGCGCCGGACGACGCCAAATTCCACTCGGCGATGACGCTGTTCGGCGCGGTGTCCGATGATCCGATCTTTGGCGAGGCGCTCGCCCGGTATTTCGCAGGCGAGCGCGACGGCGCCACGCTGGATATCCTCGCAGCGCTTGATCGAAAGGCCTAG
- a CDS encoding methyl-accepting chemotaxis protein, with translation MKIGTLLTTAIVSLSTVGGGLAVYVAATKYQTMDRIAEAQGRLAIVRAASDIPRYLNPERGFATNILYGPATVDPAMLTDHDKLRKQTDGARDKMNALRKELPGSLDDGNTIGSNIDGINAKFTALREAIDKAIAGPADARKDAARKIVADNAVLNAGVTALLNEQVRRMAILNGDAYRQANYANIAMTLRDIGGLNSSVHKNLVGAKKVANDAEKADMARMQGRNDQIVMSLTELRGNPATPANVAAALETMNSNYVEEFGREMKLVKDGAVSGKYEHDVDAFYVASQKGLGSIIGVRDAFYDNAEQILAGASSAARTSFTIALAGLLAVLIASAGLIVMVRRRVCAPIVSLTTRMSRLADGDVAEEIPGAERSDEIGAMASAVQVFKDNMIRADRLAAEKQAENDGKMRRAQALDGLTRAFEAKVTELVGGLSRASSTMESTAQSMTSTAAQTNSQAAIVAAASQQTSTNVQTVASATEELTSSISEIGRQVAQSTEIAARAVDNARRTGDTARALAEGAQKIGDVVTLIQSIAEQTNLLALNATIEAARAGEAGRGFAVVASEVKSLAGQTAKATTEISEQITAIQAASDETVTAIRNVADVIAEIDQIGTAIAAAIEEQGSATKEISRSVQEAARGTQEVNTNISGVQRAADDTGAAAREVLGAAEQLSTQSRDLAGQFDRFLGEVRAA, from the coding sequence ATGAAAATCGGTACACTCCTGACCACCGCCATCGTCTCGCTCTCGACCGTGGGTGGCGGCCTCGCCGTCTACGTCGCCGCGACGAAATATCAGACGATGGACAGGATCGCCGAAGCGCAAGGCCGGCTCGCGATCGTCCGCGCCGCCAGCGACATCCCGCGCTATCTCAACCCCGAGCGCGGCTTCGCCACCAACATTCTCTACGGGCCCGCCACCGTCGATCCGGCAATGCTCACCGACCATGACAAGCTGCGCAAGCAGACCGACGGCGCCCGCGACAAGATGAACGCGCTGCGCAAGGAGTTGCCCGGCTCGCTCGACGACGGCAACACCATCGGCAGCAACATCGACGGCATCAATGCGAAATTCACCGCGCTCCGCGAGGCCATCGACAAGGCGATCGCTGGACCAGCGGACGCGCGCAAGGACGCCGCCAGGAAGATCGTGGCCGACAACGCCGTGCTCAACGCCGGCGTCACCGCGCTGCTCAACGAGCAGGTCCGCCGTATGGCGATCCTCAACGGCGATGCCTATCGCCAGGCCAACTACGCCAACATCGCCATGACGCTACGCGACATCGGCGGTCTCAATTCCAGCGTGCACAAGAACCTCGTCGGCGCGAAGAAAGTGGCCAACGATGCCGAGAAGGCCGACATGGCCCGCATGCAGGGCCGCAACGACCAGATCGTGATGTCCCTGACGGAATTGCGCGGCAATCCGGCAACTCCGGCCAACGTCGCCGCGGCGCTGGAGACGATGAATTCGAACTATGTCGAGGAATTCGGCCGCGAGATGAAGCTCGTCAAGGACGGCGCCGTCAGCGGCAAATACGAACATGACGTCGACGCCTTCTACGTCGCATCCCAGAAAGGCCTCGGCTCTATCATCGGCGTCCGCGACGCCTTCTACGACAACGCTGAGCAGATCCTCGCCGGCGCCTCCTCCGCCGCGCGCACCAGCTTCACCATCGCGCTGGCCGGCCTCCTCGCCGTGCTGATCGCCAGCGCCGGCCTCATCGTCATGGTTCGCCGCCGTGTCTGCGCGCCGATCGTCAGCCTGACGACCAGGATGTCGCGGCTCGCCGACGGCGACGTCGCCGAAGAGATCCCCGGCGCCGAGCGTTCCGACGAGATCGGAGCGATGGCCTCCGCCGTCCAGGTGTTCAAGGACAACATGATCCGGGCCGACCGGCTCGCGGCCGAGAAACAGGCCGAAAACGATGGCAAGATGCGCCGCGCCCAGGCGCTCGACGGGCTCACCCGCGCGTTCGAAGCCAAGGTCACCGAACTGGTCGGCGGCCTGTCCCGCGCCTCCTCCACCATGGAGAGCACGGCGCAGTCGATGACCTCGACGGCGGCCCAGACCAACAGCCAGGCCGCGATCGTCGCCGCCGCCTCGCAGCAGACTTCAACCAACGTGCAGACGGTCGCCAGCGCGACCGAAGAGCTGACCTCCTCGATCTCAGAGATCGGCCGTCAGGTCGCGCAAAGCACCGAGATCGCGGCCCGCGCCGTCGACAACGCCCGCCGCACCGGCGACACCGCGCGCGCCCTCGCCGAAGGCGCGCAGAAGATCGGCGATGTCGTCACGCTGATCCAGAGCATCGCCGAGCAGACCAATCTTCTCGCCCTCAATGCCACGATCGAAGCCGCCCGCGCCGGCGAAGCCGGCCGCGGTTTTGCTGTCGTCGCCTCCGAAGTGAAATCGCTGGCCGGCCAGACTGCCAAGGCCACCACCGAAATCTCCGAGCAGATCACGGCGATCCAGGCTGCGAGCGACGAGACCGTGACCGCGATCCGCAACGTTGCCGACGTCATCGCCGAGATCGACCAGATCGGCACCGCCATTGCGGCTGCGATCGAGGAACAGGGCTCAGCGACCAAGGAGATTTCCCGCAGCGTCCAGGAGGCCGCCCGCGGCACCCAGGAGGTCAATACCAACATATCGGGCGTGCAGCGCGCCGCCGACGATACCGGTGCGGCCGCCCGCGAGGTGCTGGGCGCAGCCGAGCAGCTCTCGACGCAATCACGCGATCTCGCCGGCCAGTTCGACCGCTTCCTGGGCGAAGTCAGGGCCGCGTAG
- a CDS encoding NADPH-dependent FMN reductase: MSNRILVLYGSYRSDRMGIRLANFVIDRLRGGGEDVEFIDAKAIGLPMLDRMYKEYPKGAAPEALEKLAGQIRGADGFVFVTGEYNWGIQPGLKNLTDHFLEEWFWRPAAIVSYSAGRLSGARASTAWHGTLSEMGMVVVSSTIGVGPIAQTLSAESEPIGEGGKALERSFPRFADDLSWWIEAAKAQRARKAPPY; encoded by the coding sequence ATGAGCAATCGCATCCTCGTCCTCTACGGCTCCTATCGGTCCGATCGCATGGGCATCCGCCTGGCGAATTTCGTCATCGATCGCCTGCGCGGGGGCGGCGAGGACGTTGAGTTCATTGACGCCAAGGCCATCGGCCTGCCGATGCTCGACCGCATGTACAAGGAATACCCCAAGGGCGCCGCGCCGGAGGCGCTGGAGAAGCTCGCCGGGCAGATCCGCGGTGCCGACGGTTTCGTCTTCGTCACCGGCGAATACAATTGGGGCATTCAGCCCGGCCTGAAGAACCTCACCGACCATTTTCTCGAAGAGTGGTTCTGGCGCCCCGCCGCGATCGTGAGCTATTCCGCCGGCCGCCTGTCAGGCGCGCGCGCGTCCACCGCCTGGCACGGCACGCTGTCGGAGATGGGCATGGTGGTGGTGTCGAGCACGATCGGCGTCGGTCCGATCGCGCAGACGCTCTCGGCCGAGAGCGAGCCGATCGGTGAGGGCGGCAAGGCATTGGAGCGGTCGTTCCCGCGCTTTGCCGATGATCTCTCGTGGTGGATCGAGGCCGCCAAGGCGCAGCGGGCGCGCAAGGCGCCGCCGTATTGA
- a CDS encoding AraC family transcriptional regulator, translating to MNSTDHAPALAPKIFRFSDVDEFRNAIRGLDFEFTPFVRKISAEQVILSLPGCDVNLTRAFPRVVDAQLVENCTAIGFTMDNLDVPIRFNGTQRTRPVVVIGSGGAAYTTIEEVQRQIASVVFRPEVTDRGWPRAALSFKIFETTAAGLDQLRSVVREVLAAASEPVDPLDVPLKAAAMKESLLGAVDDAFQSVVPARWTLRPNDERNFRIFQDIRALLSDDLSQPIYSEEIARKLGLSVRTMHDVVRRCRGMSLHRYLRLRRLWLVRKRLLAGADSVKAVALTFGFWHLSDFSRSYRDQFGEAPSQTLEHGRRR from the coding sequence ATGAACAGCACTGATCATGCGCCAGCGTTGGCGCCAAAGATATTTCGCTTCTCGGACGTCGACGAATTCCGAAATGCCATACGAGGCCTGGATTTCGAGTTCACGCCTTTCGTACGGAAGATTTCGGCTGAGCAGGTCATTCTGTCGCTGCCCGGCTGCGACGTGAATTTGACTCGGGCGTTTCCGCGCGTCGTTGACGCCCAGCTCGTCGAGAATTGCACGGCGATCGGGTTCACGATGGATAACCTCGATGTCCCCATCCGGTTCAACGGCACGCAGCGCACGCGTCCTGTCGTCGTCATCGGCAGCGGTGGCGCGGCTTACACGACGATCGAGGAAGTCCAGCGGCAGATCGCCTCGGTGGTCTTTAGGCCGGAGGTGACGGACCGCGGCTGGCCGCGAGCTGCCCTGAGCTTCAAGATTTTCGAGACGACCGCCGCGGGCCTGGACCAGCTCCGCAGTGTGGTTCGGGAGGTGCTGGCGGCGGCATCGGAGCCGGTCGACCCGTTGGACGTGCCCTTGAAGGCTGCTGCCATGAAGGAAAGCCTGCTCGGAGCCGTCGACGACGCCTTCCAAAGCGTCGTTCCGGCACGATGGACCCTGCGCCCCAACGACGAGCGGAACTTTAGGATATTCCAGGACATCCGCGCGCTTTTGTCCGACGATCTCTCGCAGCCGATCTACAGCGAGGAGATCGCGCGCAAGCTCGGCCTGTCCGTCCGCACCATGCATGATGTCGTGCGCCGCTGTCGCGGGATGAGCCTGCATCGCTATCTGCGCCTGCGCCGGCTGTGGCTGGTGCGCAAGCGGCTGCTGGCCGGCGCCGACAGCGTCAAGGCGGTCGCGCTGACCTTCGGCTTCTGGCATCTCAGCGATTTCTCCAGAAGCTATCGCGACCAGTTCGGCGAAGCGCCGTCGCAGACGTTGGAGCACGGCCGGCGACGATAG
- a CDS encoding DUF2336 domain-containing protein has product MMANSPADVLIELEEAVATCPLDRCARILSGIMQLLTGNRDRSQELLAGVVDGVLLRLTGRVEPSALVQLSNTLAELTVAPPETLRRLASHDDPDVACPLLLKSQALTAADLATIAAACGERHQRAIAARTSIKSEVAEALIKRGGPICLVLINNPGTQFSEAAYAGLIAMSEQDGEIMKALALRPGTPDLVIRKLLSVSPGKTAPAKPTASAVAPAQATAPARPKPPSAAAYASARPEIVALSRVGKLNDSTVNRFAIRGETANLFTALSVLSGAPIEIVEHVMIDDDCEGLVMACRASRLNWATTLAILSNRGGARLSFAERERAQHMFETLLLSTSQWTVRWGEIAASASTSVQGHRGAKMGVNR; this is encoded by the coding sequence ATGATGGCAAATTCGCCTGCTGATGTTCTGATTGAGTTGGAGGAAGCGGTCGCAACGTGTCCGTTGGACCGCTGCGCGCGCATCCTGTCCGGCATTATGCAGTTGCTCACTGGCAACCGCGACAGATCCCAGGAATTGCTCGCCGGTGTCGTCGACGGCGTTCTGCTGCGATTGACGGGGCGGGTCGAGCCCAGTGCGCTGGTCCAGCTCAGCAACACACTGGCCGAGCTCACGGTAGCACCACCGGAAACTCTGCGGCGCCTCGCCTCACATGATGATCCGGACGTGGCGTGTCCTCTCCTGCTCAAATCACAGGCGCTCACCGCGGCCGATCTCGCGACGATCGCAGCGGCCTGCGGGGAACGCCATCAACGCGCCATCGCCGCACGCACCTCGATCAAATCCGAAGTCGCCGAGGCGCTTATCAAGCGCGGGGGCCCGATCTGCCTTGTGCTGATCAACAACCCGGGAACCCAATTCTCCGAGGCCGCCTATGCCGGGCTGATCGCCATGTCCGAGCAGGACGGCGAGATCATGAAGGCGCTGGCCCTGCGTCCCGGCACCCCCGACCTGGTCATACGCAAGCTGCTCTCCGTCTCCCCCGGCAAGACCGCGCCGGCCAAGCCCACCGCATCCGCCGTTGCTCCTGCGCAAGCGACAGCGCCGGCGCGGCCCAAGCCGCCCTCCGCGGCCGCCTATGCGAGCGCACGGCCGGAGATCGTCGCGCTCAGCCGCGTCGGCAAGCTCAACGACTCCACGGTGAACCGCTTCGCGATCCGCGGCGAGACCGCAAATCTGTTCACGGCGCTGTCGGTGCTGTCAGGAGCCCCGATCGAGATCGTCGAGCACGTCATGATCGACGACGATTGCGAGGGCTTGGTGATGGCCTGCCGCGCCTCGCGCCTGAACTGGGCGACCACGCTCGCGATCCTGAGCAACCGCGGCGGCGCCCGTCTTTCCTTTGCCGAGCGCGAACGCGCGCAGCACATGTTCGAGACACTGCTTCTGTCGACCAGCCAATGGACAGTGCGCTGGGGGGAAATCGCAGCAAGCGCCAGCACAAGCGTTCAGGGACATCGCGGCGCCAAAATGGGGGTTAACCGATGA
- a CDS encoding PilZ domain-containing protein, translated as MKFDGRKALRVRMDHKQSVNLMGSDGTWRRSCVLLDVSQSGAKIEVEGTLDVLQAKEFFMLLSSTGLAYRRCELVWIDGTMAGVHFISADGKKKPASGKATA; from the coding sequence ATGAAGTTCGACGGTCGCAAGGCGCTTCGCGTGCGGATGGATCACAAGCAGTCCGTCAATCTGATGGGCTCGGACGGCACCTGGCGCCGCAGCTGCGTGCTGCTCGACGTCTCGCAAAGCGGCGCCAAGATCGAGGTCGAAGGCACGCTCGACGTGCTCCAGGCCAAGGAATTCTTCATGCTGCTGTCCTCGACCGGGCTCGCTTACCGGCGCTGCGAGCTGGTCTGGATCGACGGCACCATGGCCGGGGTCCACTTCATCAGCGCGGACGGCAAGAAAAAGCCCGCGAGCGGAAAAGCCACGGCCTAG
- a CDS encoding HD-GYP domain-containing protein — translation MQNARTILRPANRDGGIRETEAARPLVQVLADTSERLSGVRSILEEKFTVAAERLDADAKLTQVPSAIVIRAELRDVDNIAAIKKRAGRLAKAGKRIFILEHTSHVGISQAYALGATLVLPGVINRIKLLAALSDPPNAASAPSDGTPPDNAVETAATAIASMFTSVTLGQPLDVDGTKEAGRQIADRITQHGLSEWLTTVRRHHEGTYQHCLLVTGVAIDFGLSLGVGRADLERLYSAAMFHDIGKAQIPLAILDKPGRLDPEERAMIETHPTVGYDFLKGHDNISPEILDAVRHHHEYLDGSGYPDALCGESIGDIVRILTISDIFAALIEHRHYKPTMPRAEAYNILCGMNGKLEKALVASFKQVALTR, via the coding sequence GTGCAGAACGCGCGAACCATCCTCCGCCCCGCCAATCGCGACGGCGGCATCCGTGAAACCGAAGCGGCCCGCCCCCTCGTGCAAGTGCTGGCCGACACGTCCGAACGGCTGTCCGGCGTCCGCTCGATCCTCGAAGAGAAATTCACCGTCGCGGCCGAGCGGCTCGACGCCGACGCCAAGCTCACGCAGGTGCCGTCGGCGATCGTCATTCGCGCGGAGCTGCGCGATGTCGACAACATCGCGGCCATCAAGAAGCGGGCCGGCAGGCTGGCGAAGGCCGGGAAACGCATCTTCATCCTCGAGCACACCTCTCACGTCGGCATCTCGCAGGCCTATGCGCTCGGCGCGACGCTGGTCCTGCCCGGCGTCATCAACCGGATCAAATTGCTGGCGGCGCTGAGCGATCCGCCCAACGCGGCCTCCGCTCCGTCGGACGGAACGCCGCCGGACAACGCCGTCGAGACCGCGGCAACCGCGATCGCTTCGATGTTCACGTCCGTCACCCTCGGCCAGCCGCTCGATGTCGATGGCACCAAGGAAGCCGGCCGCCAGATCGCCGATCGCATCACCCAGCATGGACTGTCGGAGTGGCTCACGACGGTACGGCGCCACCATGAGGGAACCTATCAACACTGCCTGCTGGTGACCGGCGTCGCCATCGATTTCGGCCTCAGCCTCGGCGTCGGGCGCGCCGACCTGGAGCGCCTCTACTCCGCGGCCATGTTCCACGACATCGGCAAGGCGCAGATTCCGCTCGCCATCCTCGACAAGCCCGGCCGCCTCGATCCCGAGGAGCGCGCCATGATCGAGACTCATCCCACCGTGGGCTACGATTTCCTGAAAGGCCACGACAATATCTCGCCGGAGATCCTCGACGCCGTGCGCCACCATCACGAATATCTCGACGGCAGCGGCTATCCGGATGCACTCTGTGGCGAGAGCATCGGCGACATCGTCCGCATTCTCACCATCTCGGACATTTTCGCCGCGCTGATCGAGCACCGGCACTACAAGCCGACCATGCCGCGCGCGGAGGCCTACAACATCCTCTGCGGAATGAACGGAAAGCTGGAGAAAGCGCTGGTTGCTTCGTTCAAGCAGGTCGCGCTCACGCGGTGA
- a CDS encoding nitroreductase, with product MEFETLVQSRRSVRGFKQQQVSRDVVEAIIESAKRAPSSMNTQPWHVHVLTGGPLEELRRRNMEEMVGGAKVKRDIISHGEYQGVHRNRQVDIAKKLFGAMGIARDDKPMRQDWVLRGFRQFDAPVSLVLTYDRVLDPGAVCHFDLGALCYGIVLAAWDRGLGSVINGQGIMRSDIVREVANIPEDEVIMTCVAMGYPDDDFAANAVRSDRESNDEFVRYVGFAD from the coding sequence GTGGAATTCGAAACGCTGGTCCAGTCGCGCCGCAGCGTGCGCGGTTTCAAGCAGCAGCAGGTATCCCGCGACGTGGTCGAGGCGATCATCGAAAGCGCCAAGCGCGCGCCGTCGTCGATGAACACCCAGCCCTGGCATGTGCATGTGCTCACGGGCGGTCCGCTGGAAGAGCTGCGCCGCCGCAACATGGAGGAGATGGTGGGCGGCGCCAAGGTCAAGCGCGACATCATCAGCCATGGCGAGTACCAGGGCGTCCACCGCAACAGGCAGGTCGACATCGCCAAGAAATTGTTTGGCGCGATGGGAATTGCGCGTGACGACAAGCCGATGCGGCAGGATTGGGTGCTGCGCGGTTTCCGCCAGTTCGACGCGCCGGTCTCGCTGGTGCTGACCTACGACCGCGTGCTCGATCCCGGCGCGGTGTGCCATTTCGATCTCGGCGCGCTCTGCTACGGCATCGTGCTGGCCGCCTGGGACCGCGGTCTCGGTTCCGTCATCAACGGGCAGGGCATCATGCGCTCCGACATCGTGCGCGAGGTCGCCAACATTCCGGAAGATGAGGTCATCATGACCTGCGTCGCGATGGGTTATCCCGACGACGACTTCGCCGCGAACGCGGTGCGCTCGGATCGCGAGAGCAATGACGAATTCGTGCGCTATGTCGGCTTTGCCGACTAG
- a CDS encoding alpha/beta hydrolase → MPAPLDPVIAQIIPLLPLRDPTTMTPQSARDALRALAASRAAVPPPPVDAVADIKVKGGAGPLDARVYRVGTTPAPTVVFFHGGGWVAGDLETHDRQARNLAIETGAVVVSVDYRRPPETRFPGAFEDAFAATRDVFTRVAEFGSDAKRLGVGGDSAGGNLAATTAIACRDAGIKLAAQLLVYPVTDVVGSYADAAENARFPSRSENADGYFLSRAVMEWFSGHYLADPAHAADWRISPLRAASLEGVAPAIVTTAWFDPLRDEGAAYAKALEAAGVQIKHHKGAGLIHGYFGLGDASEVARAEAQRARADFKALLARGI, encoded by the coding sequence ATGCCCGCGCCGCTCGATCCCGTCATTGCCCAGATCATCCCGCTGCTGCCGCTGCGCGATCCCACCACGATGACGCCACAGAGCGCCCGCGATGCCTTGCGCGCACTGGCTGCCTCGCGCGCCGCCGTGCCGCCGCCGCCCGTTGACGCGGTCGCGGATATCAAGGTCAAAGGCGGCGCCGGGCCGCTCGATGCGCGCGTCTACCGGGTCGGCACCACACCCGCGCCGACCGTGGTGTTCTTCCATGGTGGCGGATGGGTCGCGGGCGATCTCGAAACCCATGACCGGCAGGCGCGCAACCTTGCGATCGAGACCGGCGCCGTGGTCGTCTCCGTCGATTATCGCCGTCCGCCGGAAACGCGCTTTCCCGGCGCATTCGAGGACGCCTTCGCCGCAACGCGTGACGTCTTCACCCGCGTCGCGGAATTTGGCAGCGATGCCAAACGGCTTGGAGTCGGCGGCGACAGCGCCGGCGGCAATCTTGCGGCCACCACCGCGATCGCCTGCCGCGATGCCGGCATCAAGCTCGCTGCACAACTGCTGGTGTATCCCGTGACCGACGTCGTTGGCAGCTACGCGGATGCCGCCGAGAACGCGCGCTTTCCATCGCGCAGCGAGAATGCCGACGGCTACTTCCTGTCGCGCGCGGTGATGGAGTGGTTTTCCGGCCACTATCTCGCCGATCCCGCTCATGCCGCCGACTGGCGCATCTCGCCGCTCCGCGCCGCATCGCTCGAAGGCGTCGCGCCTGCGATCGTGACCACCGCCTGGTTCGATCCCCTGCGCGACGAGGGCGCCGCCTATGCGAAAGCGCTGGAAGCGGCCGGCGTGCAGATCAAGCATCATAAGGGCGCCGGCCTGATCCACGGCTATTTCGGCCTTGGCGATGCCTCCGAGGTGGCGCGCGCCGAGGCGCAGCGCGCGCGGGCAGATTTCAAGGCGTTGCTGGCGCGCGGAATCTGA
- a CDS encoding MBL fold metallo-hydrolase, with translation MKQLRVGDITIDAVIEREGPWRRPQDFFPAYDEGVFKRHLPTMEPEVFDAARGMMVITYQTFVVRTPRYTILVDTCTGEDKGHPPPFDFPGKERWRNELFALGIGFEQIDYVFCTHLHIDHTGWNTSLRDGRWVPTFPNAKYVFHKGEYAAWEAENAKGSNPPGTVFRDNCLPIVEAGQALLVDDDYALDDTVTLTPTPGHSPCHCCVNIFSKGQRAVVAGDLMHHQIQCREPEWSAKPDWDAKLSAVSRRKFFASVADTDTLILPIHFPAPTVGLIKPLDGAFDYRFRRG, from the coding sequence ATGAAGCAGCTGCGGGTCGGCGACATCACCATCGATGCGGTGATCGAGCGGGAGGGGCCGTGGCGGCGGCCGCAGGATTTCTTCCCGGCTTATGACGAGGGCGTGTTCAAGCGCCATCTGCCGACGATGGAGCCGGAGGTGTTCGATGCCGCGCGCGGCATGATGGTGATCACCTACCAGACCTTCGTGGTGCGAACGCCGCGCTACACCATCCTGGTCGACACCTGCACCGGCGAGGACAAGGGCCATCCGCCGCCCTTCGACTTTCCTGGCAAGGAGCGCTGGCGCAACGAGCTGTTCGCGCTGGGAATCGGCTTCGAACAGATCGACTATGTGTTCTGCACCCATTTGCATATCGACCACACCGGCTGGAACACGAGCTTGCGCGACGGCCGCTGGGTGCCGACGTTTCCAAACGCGAAATACGTCTTTCACAAGGGCGAGTACGCGGCGTGGGAGGCTGAGAACGCCAAGGGCAGTAATCCACCCGGGACCGTGTTTCGCGACAATTGCCTGCCGATCGTCGAGGCCGGACAGGCGCTGCTGGTGGACGACGATTACGCGCTCGACGACACCGTCACGCTGACACCGACGCCGGGTCATTCGCCCTGCCATTGCTGCGTGAACATTTTTTCGAAGGGCCAGCGCGCGGTGGTCGCGGGCGACCTCATGCATCACCAGATTCAGTGCCGCGAGCCGGAGTGGTCGGCCAAGCCGGACTGGGATGCGAAGCTATCGGCGGTGTCGCGGCGGAAGTTCTTCGCCTCGGTGGCCGACACCGACACGCTGATCCTGCCGATCCATTTCCCGGCGCCGACGGTCGGGCTGATCAAGCCGCTGGACGGGGCATTCGATTATCGGTTCAGGCGGGGGTGA
- a CDS encoding ABC-F family ATP-binding cassette domain-containing protein — MIRLDNVSKQAGHQILFIEASAALNKGEKIGLVGPNGAGKTTLFRMIAGEELPDEGQVSTDRGITIGYFNQDVGEMSGRSAVAEVMDGAGPVSEVAAELHQLEVAMADPDKADQMDEIIARYGEVQHAFEELDGYALDGRAREALSGLGFSQEMMDGDVGKLSGGWKMRVALARILLMRPDVMLLDEPSNHLDLESLIWLEKFLHDYEGTLLMTSHDREFINRVISKVIEIDSGSLTTYTGDYEFYEQQRAQNEKQQQAQFERQQAMLAKEIKFIERFKARASHAAQVQSRVKKLDKIERVEPPRRRQTVAFDFPPAPRSGEDVVALKNVYKGYGSKRIYDGLDFMIRRRERWAVMGVNGAGKSTLLKLIAGASEPDQGTVAVGGSVKMGYFAQHAMDLLDGEQTVFESLEYAFPTAGQGSLRALAGCFGFSGDDVEKRCRVLSGGEKARLVMAKMLFDPPNFLVLDEPTNHLDLATKEMLINALSDFEGTMLFVSHDRHFLATLSNRVLELTPDGIHQFGGGYTEYVARTGQEAPGLRS, encoded by the coding sequence ATGATCCGCCTCGACAACGTCAGCAAGCAAGCCGGCCACCAGATCCTGTTCATCGAAGCCTCCGCCGCCCTCAACAAGGGCGAGAAGATCGGGCTTGTCGGCCCAAACGGGGCGGGCAAGACCACGCTGTTCCGGATGATCGCCGGTGAGGAACTCCCCGACGAGGGGCAGGTCTCGACCGATCGCGGCATCACCATCGGCTATTTTAACCAGGACGTCGGCGAGATGAGCGGCCGCAGCGCCGTGGCCGAGGTCATGGACGGCGCCGGTCCCGTCAGCGAGGTCGCTGCCGAGTTGCACCAGCTCGAAGTTGCGATGGCCGACCCCGACAAGGCCGACCAGATGGACGAGATCATCGCGCGCTATGGCGAGGTCCAGCACGCGTTCGAGGAGCTCGATGGCTATGCGCTCGACGGCCGGGCGCGCGAGGCGCTCTCCGGCCTCGGCTTCAGCCAGGAGATGATGGACGGTGATGTCGGCAAGCTCTCGGGCGGCTGGAAGATGCGCGTGGCGCTGGCGCGCATTCTCCTGATGCGGCCCGACGTGATGCTGCTCGACGAGCCGAGCAACCATCTCGATCTCGAAAGCCTGATCTGGCTCGAGAAGTTCCTGCACGACTACGAAGGCACGCTGCTGATGACCTCGCATGACCGCGAGTTCATCAACCGCGTGATCTCCAAGGTGATCGAGATCGATAGCGGCTCGCTCACCACCTATACAGGCGACTACGAGTTCTATGAGCAGCAGCGCGCGCAGAACGAGAAGCAGCAGCAGGCGCAGTTCGAGCGCCAGCAGGCCATGCTCGCCAAGGAGATCAAGTTCATCGAGCGCTTCAAGGCGCGCGCCTCGCACGCAGCCCAGGTGCAGAGCCGGGTGAAGAAGCTCGACAAGATCGAGCGGGTCGAGCCGCCGCGCCGCCGCCAGACGGTGGCGTTTGACTTCCCGCCGGCGCCGCGCTCCGGCGAGGACGTCGTCGCGCTCAAGAACGTCTACAAGGGTTACGGCAGCAAGCGCATCTATGACGGGCTTGATTTCATGATCCGCCGCAGGGAGCGCTGGGCGGTGATGGGCGTCAATGGCGCCGGCAAGTCGACGCTGCTCAAGCTGATCGCCGGTGCGAGCGAGCCGGATCAGGGCACCGTGGCGGTCGGCGGCAGCGTCAAGATGGGCTATTTCGCCCAGCACGCGATGGATCTGCTCGACGGCGAGCAGACTGTGTTCGAGTCGCTCGAATACGCGTTTCCGACCGCGGGGCAGGGAAGCCTGCGCGCGCTCGCTGGCTGTTTCGGTTTCTCCGGCGACGACGTCGAGAAACGCTGCCGCGTGCTCTCGGGCGGCGAGAAGGCGCGGCTGGTGATGGCCAAGATGCTGTTCGATCCGCCGAACTTCCTGGTGCTGGACGAGCCGACCAACCATCTCGACCTCGCCACCAAGGAAATGCTGATCAACGCGCTTTCGGATTTCGAGGGCACCATGCTCTTCGTCTCGCATGATCGCCACTTCCTGGCGACGCTGTCGAACCGCGTGCTGGAGCTGACGCCGGACGGCATCCACCAGTTTGGCGGCGGCTACACGGAATATGTTGCGCGGACCGGTCAGGAAGCGCCGGGGTTGCGGAGCTAG